CTGGGGTTGCTTTGACAATCTTTTTTCTGCTGATCAAAGGTTTCCTGAACTTGCCCACGCATGACATTACGTAGCTGCTGCGAGGCTTTAACCGATGATTTAGACTTCTCCTGTAAACGGTAAAACTTGCGCGCTATGTCAATATTGTGGGCCATCAAATCGGCAAGATGTCCAAGCGCTTCTTCACCTTGGCTGGTGTTGTGAACTTTCAACACAGCTGACTTTCTGAACAGAGTGGAAGAAGGACTTCCCGTCATTCCCGCTTTCTTCCAGAAAGATTTTATGGCCTTGTTCACTTGACTGGATTTCAGGTCTTCTCCGTTCCACGATACAAAACCTTTTTGCTAGAGTTGCTAGAAACACCAGGAACTCTGGAACGTACTTCTCGGACGAATATGTTCATCCAGCTATGCAATTTTGGGCTCATAACAATTCTGGCTGGACCATGGGTTGCGACTGTTTTACTGGCCTTAACAAGGATGACATTTTCGTCATCATGTTTTGATGCTCTGTTGAATTCTTCCAAAAGCATATTTGCAATGACACCAGCTCTGTTGGCATTGTCTACTGATATCTCAACCATCAAAAAATCTCTAATAAGAGTGTACTGGGTTTGGGTAATCTCTATTGAATGCGCACCTGACAACTGACCCAAGAGGCATATGGCGGCTCTAGAGGCTTCACTTCTCTCAAATTCTGCAATTTGTTCAGGAGAGATTAAGGAATGGAGGTCCTCGTCCATCTTCTCCCAGTGCCGTTTATCACACCCTTTGCGGAATGATGTAGACCATCTTGCGAGCTTCTCTTTTAAAGAAAGGAGTTTCTCTTTAGAGATTTCAATGCCAGTGGCTTCACTTAagcaaaaagagtaaaaatagcgAAGGCTCATCAGATACGATTTGGTAGTTTTCGGATGGTACTCTTTCTTTGCAAAGCCTTCTATGAATTTTTCATTGATGATTCTTTCATTCAATAGACAAGCCAAATCTTGGTTGCTGTCAATCACTCTCAGAATCTTAAAAATCTGGACTCGATGCTTCTTACATGTAATCTTGTCTAGGTTCCCTCCATCGGCCGACTGAAGCCAGGCTTCGAATTTGATAATAGCTGGTGGTATGGTTGCCTCTGAATCAACTGAGCCATCAACATTTCCCACCTCTTCAGCCAGTGTTTCTTCATCGTCTTCGTCATTGATGACCACCACTTCCGGGTCAGACATTCTTGGTCGTTTATGATATGGAGCCATGTGTGATTCTTTTATCGGCCCTTGTACTCTTGACAATTCTCTGATGTAGGCATCAGAGCCTGCCTTCAAGTTGTGTACCTTCTTTAAGTGAGGTGTAATTCTCTTAACCAAGGAAGTACACCCATCAACCGGGCAATAGCGATAATGATGATAATCTTTTGGCTTTGAATCTGCCTGAACTTTGTCATCAGTGTCATCTatcttttctgtcttttttttctttttaggtgcTTTTCCTGGGCTTGTGAACGTGTCCTTTTTTTCTCGTACCGAATCGCGTTAAAGCCGTTCTCGCACGTTCCTTTGGCCAGCCATGCACATCCTTTAGGTGCCGAGGGAGGTGGACAACTTgtgaaacaattattccagTGATTATAAAAAATAATCCTAATCAATTGAGAAATTAAAGCCATATTTATAAGTTTtaagaaaagcaaaacaaacaaacccaaataaaacacaacaataaatcTCATGATACTGTCTGGTGAACAGTAAACTTGAATTTTAAACCCCAATTAAGCTTACTGTTATCTGTCTGCTGTtcacttaaaaaaattcttcatgcctcatgaaaagtcttaaaaatatgcctgagagcTTCGAAACAGTGACTATGGTCATTTAGGTAATCTATCTGCCATTTTCCTCAAGAACAATAGCTCCATGACATCACAACTGTCCCTTAATTTAGGGGTAATCTGGACTGGTTATATATTAAGGTATCCATTTTGGCAGCtgatcaattattattaaaacaaatttcTGGATTCagcaataaataattaaattattattaatctttCAGAAGATCACAAATTATGTCAATTGTAATGATCACCATACCACGTGCATTTTTTTCACTTGCCCTGATGGCAAAGGTGATTTTTTCCCTATTCCTTTCTAAAACACCTTGCCAAGTAACAGGATGTCACATATAAGTGAACATAATAAATCAGTATTCATGTCAGTGGTCTTTATGGATTTCAAAGAGATATGTTgtaggtaataataataataataataataataataataataataataataataataatggacgATTATTCCTTTCGTAGGAATCTGTAGGAAAGCAAGTGGGGGGTGGTAGGAATCCTGCAAGAAAAAACCAATCAAATTTCCACACTGTTGATACGTCATCGTACACACAAAAATCGCTTTGATGGTCATACTGAGGACAAGGGGTCACGACATGCCGCCTAAGAGCAGAAAAAACTACAAAGGTCGTAGTCCTAACGTACTGCGGTACATTGAGAGCTGTGGCAACGAGGGAGATGTAGGAAGCCTTCTTGCTTCTAATCTTGCTGCACGCGCAAGGCTTGCAGCAGAAAACGAGTCACAAGCACATGAAAAAACGAGTCGGACCTACGAGCTCCGACTCATGTCGTTGGAGAAGTTCGCCGAAGAGAATGGCGATGATGCCGTGTTGTTTGGCCCCTACAAAAGGCCATTTTTGGCGGCAACAATCCAAACTTATATGCATAAGTTTGTATTTAATTTACCGTTGTGTTATTTAAAGCAGTTTGAAGGACTGTGAGAAATTTTGTCATGTTAAGTCATTCAGGTTGACGCTTTATAAGCTTAATTAACAGTTGAATACTCGCCTGACCTGTCTAAAGGTAGCGTAGCATGATAACCCACAAAAACCTTGATACATTTTTAAAGAGATGCATCATTTTAAGTTTTGTATACCGAAACTGCCTGAGactcaaattattttaattattatggTGAACTGCCATTGATATATAAACTCGAACGTCTGAGGTGTGAAGACAAATTGACTTTGACCGTGGCAAAGGTTTAACTGTAACTTTCAAGAGCCTAGATGGTTTGGTTTAATTATATTGAAGTGAGGGGAAAAATCGGTTCATTAATTCTCCACGGAATGTTCACATTTGTCTCAACAAATTGTAATGTGTGCGGGAAATAAATACACATTCATTCATGCATCTAGATGGCCATGCAGAGCCTTTTTGCAGAAAGTTTGTATGGTTTTCATCACCGATAAAATCGTCGTTTGTATTTAATTCACCTTAACTGAATGTATCTTTTAATTTATCCTTTAGTCATGTAAGCTTCGGCTAAACGATCAAACATTTTTGCCCAAACGCTTTGCTATAGCTAAACCCGTACGTGGATGTcatatcctatcctatcctatcctatcctaaaTACCTTTCCTCATGTTGACACAgctataaaattaatacagtaaTCAAGGCTGTACAACTATTGTATGAATAACTGGAGTCTTTCTTATGTTGTGTGTGGATTATGTTTAATCAGTATTAACCAATTGTTGCTAGCTAGTGTATGGAAAATTATGTGTAGTCCTTCTATATTCTGTTATCGTAATTCGTACTAATATTTGTTGTAGGGTATGCAAGGATTATGGCTTTGGACAGTAACCCTTTTCTCATTTGCCCTTTTCCTCCGAGGGGAGGAACCACTACGTCTAAAACTGCGCCATTTTAAACTGCCTCCAAACTATTCAGGTTTGTccttttttacaaatttatatTACATATAAAATAGTCAGGTCAATGAAAATGTCAACCATGCCTGAACCCGATACTTAGTACTAGTCCAATAAGCCCTAAAAACACTGAAAGAAGAATGGAAATAAATACAAGACAACCAGCGGGCAAGAGAAAATCCAAGTGCCTACAAGCCAGTGAACTGGAAAATTTAATTGTAAACCACTTGCAGGTATATGGTTTTGATTCCATCGTTAGGAAACATTTCTGAGAAGGGTGACATTTGTGTTCTGTTTAATGCATGATGAAATCTTTGTAGGGTCAAATGGAATTGTAATTGAGCCCTCTTCAAAGTAAATAGCCCTTTTGGTGTCTGTTATGTTTTATGCCAGAagaaattttcactgaaatctCTCATTAGTTTGGTGAATaatatcgttttttttttatttggcgGTTTTCATTGTTGGATGTTtagtttattatatatgtactgagatttactgcaaaatgaatatgtcaaataaaaatgatgcGTTGCAGAGTAcacgcaatctgattggttgtacgATTTTTCTAACTAGTGAAAAATACcgtatgaccaatcacaacccgcagacgaaagttttcactagtgacaaaaatCGTATCGATTTTCCCGCCTTTCACTGACGGCGTCACTAGGCAAAAGGAAAACCATGGCGTCTTCTTCGAGCAATTCAAGGTTTGCAGATATAACTTCAGTAGAGGAATTTATTGAaggacaagaaaacgaaaacaccaggaagaaaactgaacagaaTGTTGCTTTGCTTAAGGAGTTTTTGAGGCTAAAAGATGAGTCAAGGCCTGTAGAAGAAATTCCCCCACACGAACTGAGTTCATTCATCAGCGAATTTATCATaacagtaagaaagaaagaaaacaacgaagaTTACGAACCCACTTCCTTGCGTGCTATGATGGCCAGTTTTGAACGgtatttaaagaagaagaattacGGCTACAGCATTATGAGAGACGTCGAGTTTGAAAAAGCACGAACggcattaaaatcaaaacaaagagatctcaagaagaaaggcaaaggcgATAAACCAAACGCTTCAGTTCCCCTCACAGAAGACGACATAAAACTGCTGTATGACAAAGGATTGTTAGGAAAGTCAACTCCTGAGGCTCTACTGAATACAGTTTGGTTCAACAACACAGTCTATTTCGGTCTCCGTGGTTGTAAGGAACACAGAGACATGTGTTGGGGCGATGTGCAACTACGCCAAACTACAAATGGCGAGGAATTTTTAGAGTATACTGAGAGACAAACTAAGACTCGAACCGGAGAAAATCCCAGAGATGTCAggcaaataaaaccgaaaatGTTTTCGGTTCAGGGAAGTGAAAGAGATCCcgtcactgtttacaaattctACGCGGAGAAAAGACCGTCGGAAATGAACGACAACAACGCGCCATTTTATCTAGCAGTAAATAACTGTAAAAAACAAGATTCTTCTAAACCATGGTTTAAAAAGTCAGCCGTTGGCGTGAACAAGCTGAAttcgttaatgaaaaaaatggcagaaaaagcCGGGCTGGGGCCCAATGTAAAGAACCATAGCGGTCGCAAAACAATGATCCAAACTTTAACAAACAACGACATCCCAGCGACAGATATTATTCAACTGTCGGGacataaaaatcttcaaagtgtgacaaattattctgtagtttctgaaaaacagcAAGTAAAAATGTCTCGTACTTTAAGTGAACTGATGTCCGGGAATGTGCATAGCTTAGAGAAAACTAATTCATCTCAAGTTGGAGAATGCTCCACTGATCCTTCAGCTAGCTCGGCGGGTCGCTCGGCGGCAGATCATCACCAACAAGCGATGTCGCTTTTCACGGGCGCTGTTATTCATGGAGGTCAATTCAGCATTTCTATTAACAGCCTCAATCAATCCCCGAAGTTGGCAATCCAAGAAGTTGAGGTAAAGTCTTCTCCAAAGAGGTACAAAAGGCTAAAAGTACTGGACTCTGACTCTGATTAGAATGCATGCATTACTATAATTAGatttacaaaacagtcaactttttcaaattttatatcttAGTTATGGTTTTGAACGGCGatatttaaagctgaaaattttcattgttatttaaagttaaagaatCGTTTAAAAGTAGACTTTGTTCCACTTTCTTCAGAGTCATTGGATAACTTTAATGTTGTAGGAAGTTTTGTACGTTCAGTTTGCTCGAATAAAATCATTCGCAACTCGTTGTGGTCTTTGTGTTGATTTCACCGCGCAATTGATAGttgttaacattattttgtaatatctcagtacatatataataaacaaattacctcatggttggttcgcttgtacgatttttattcactcgttgtgaagaatcgcaaactcactcgttcgctgcgctcactcgttcgttttcgattcttcacaactcgtgaataaaaatcgtacgcactcaccaaccatgaagtaatctctattTATTTCATGTGCGGGCTAGAAATGCCAATAGCAATGTGTAAGCTGTAGCAATGTGTAATGTAAGCTGAGATATGCTAAATGTTTAACACTACTGGAGTGGAGGAGTCCTGGAGTGAAATCACCCTTGCACATActgtaaaagttaaaaagatgGGCTGGACACATCAATGGGCCAGTAGTAATGTGTTGTGCACATGTGACATGAAAACCATTCATCTCAGCACACAAACAATCAGTGCAAACATCCTTAAGTGCCACGATGATGCAAGTTTTAAACCAGAAGAAAAACTACACAATGTTCTTAGAATTTCAGAAAGTAAATTCCTggtaaattttgttgttatttattttatttagctGATTCTGGTAGAATGCCAAAGAGGATTGAGGTCAAAATCCCATGGTCGAAAGCAGACAAAAAGGCAAAAGGTGACATGTTGTGCCGCATTTTAAAAAAGACTGTTTAATTATATAGAAAACTTGAATGTTAAAAGCGAAACCTGTATTCACCTTGTTTAAACTTTCAGGCAGGTTTGGTAGTGTCATGTCTTAAGCACTGACAAGACATTTTGCCGATCTAAAGATGCCAGTGGATTCTCAATTGCTTGGTCATTcgtcgccatgtttgagaacATGACAAAAGCATGTTGCGCATGGTTTgcttatttggaaattctcaaggcAAGGCCAccatttttaccaaaacaacACAAAATGTTGCAAGAACTGCAAATGTCTTTGCTTGTCAatcaaaaatgcacattttaaAGAGTTCTGGATTAACTGATGGCACCTTGGGAAAGGTATGCAAAAAATCTAACCAAAATCAAAACGTGGAATCAAACAATCGTGAATCGAAGCGAATGTTTATAATAAAATTGTGATTAACTGAGAATTTGATTGATCATTATAACACTAGGATTTGATGGCAATGATAGATATTGATCTACTAAAGCACAACCATCAAAAATATACCATGGCCAATTTGACTTAAATTTTGGTCAGGGAGTAAACCCATATTTTTACTGATCCAATATTTTCAGGTGTGACACTTTCTCTTTGGGCCAACCCGTTGAACCGTGAACTATGCCCAGTTACTGCCCTTTTTGTGTGGTTACTAATAACAGGTTTGTTGAATTTACATGTTTGGTAAATGTTGTTGTTCAATTCAATACAACAGGTTTCTTGGCAAACCTGTATGTAAAAAGGGTTTTGTATGCAGAACTATCACATTAAGCAGCCTACATTGAGTAAATCAATAAGGAAATCAGCTGGCAGACTTTTTCTATTAATAGTTTTTGAATTATGATAACGAAAAAAGTGCTGCTAAAAAGTTAAGGTtgcctgcccccccccccccccacacacactcTCCCCTACCCCACTCCCCCCCACCACAAGTGAAAAAATTTAATTCTATAATTAGCTTTTAAGTAAGGAATaaggtgttttttcttttctttacctACAGGAAttaaaagagggaaaaattatattttccctAGAGTTGCTAAAAGCAACCGAGCAGTGCTCCCTAACTGTGCTCATGGTGTCACATCATACTGGAAAACCTTTTTGGAGGTTGTATGTCCTATTTTTTATCACTAACTGGTAGTAAAAACAGGCTAACAGTAGCTGAGTTTAGAGAGGATGATGCAATTGATTGTCTAACGTTTGTGTCAAATTAACATAATATTAAAATACGAGCTGCATGGAAAAGAAGATTGGGTGTAATGATGTAATTTAGAGGCTGTATGGATGTGAGATGGTAGATGTGGGGATACAAGGAAGGGTACTAAATTTATCTTCTCTGACACAGTATACTTGCAGTATGTTCTGGATTTCACTTATCGATGTCAGCATACTTTTATGTTTCAGATGTCAAAGACGCTTTTTAGCAAAGAGTTTACTACTCACAGTATAAGACGGTCTGCAGCACGATGGGCCGCGAGGTGTGGAGCGAATGACAGCTCTATTAAGAGGGCAGGCCGATGGTTTGTGAGCTGATGTAGATTTTAACCTTGCAGTACTGAAATCTTAAAGTTTATGTATTAAATCTACATCTAACAATTGCCCATTTTATgaaatctatttgttttatgttatttttcaaaCTACTTTCGCTTATGATGTCTTTTGTGTGTCTGTACTTTAATCGCAAATTCCTATAGAGCAATCAAAACATAAGAATTACAGCTGCCATTGTATAATTTAATTTGATCTATAACTTGAATAATCTGAATGATAACTGTTTTGCTTGACTGTAGTTTTGTTATTCATAGATGATCAGTTCTGAAATAAGTGAATTGGACTAAATT
The sequence above is a segment of the Porites lutea chromosome 3, jaPorLute2.1, whole genome shotgun sequence genome. Coding sequences within it:
- the LOC140929466 gene encoding uncharacterized protein KIAA1958-like; this encodes MASSSSNSRFADITSVEEFIEGQENENTRKKTEQNVALLKEFLRLKDESRPVEEIPPHELSSFISEFIITVRKKENNEDYEPTSLRAMMASFERYLKKKNYGYSIMRDVEFEKARTALKSKQRDLKKKGKGDKPNASVPLTEDDIKLLYDKGLLGKSTPEALLNTVWFNNTVYFGLRGCKEHRDMCWGDVQLRQTTNGEEFLEYTERQTKTRTGENPRDVRQIKPKMFSVQGSERDPVTVYKFYAEKRPSEMNDNNAPFYLAVNNCKKQDSSKPWFKKSAVGVNKLNSLMKKMAEKAGLGPNVKNHSGRKTMIQTLTNNDIPATDIIQLSGHKNLQSVTNYSVVSEKQQVKMSRTLSELMSGNVHSLEKTNSSQVGECSTDPSASSAGRSAADHHQQAMSLFTGAVIHGGQFSISINSLNQSPKLAIQEVEVKSSPKRYKRLKVLDSDSD
- the LOC140931793 gene encoding uncharacterized protein; translated protein: MPPKSRKNYKGRSPNVLRYIESCGNEGDVGSLLASNLAARARLAAENESQAHEKTSRTYELRLMSLEKFAEENGDDAVLFGPYKRPFLAATIQTYMHNHGMQGLWLWTVTLFSFALFLRGEEPLRLKLRHFKLPPNYSADSGRMPKRIEVKIPWSKADKKAKGVTLSLWANPLNRELCPVTALFVWLLITGIKRGKNYIFPRVAKSNRAVLPNCAHGVTSYWKTFLEMSKTLFSKEFTTHSIRRSAARWAARCGANDSSIKRAGRWKSNSFELYTQDARAEMIKEHHDGQPVSDHKMWMFKPLR